The nucleotide window AGCTTGCTGCGCACGTCGTCGACCAGGATCTCGCCCATGCCGCAGCCCGGCGCGGTCAGCGTCATCTTCACCTCGACGCCGCGCTGGCCGTCCTCGCGGGTGCTGAGGTTGGCTTCGTACACCAGGCCGAGGTCGACGATATTGAAGGGGATTTCCGGATCGAAGCAGGTACGCAGCTGGTTCCAGACCAGCGCCTCGACCTCGTCGTCGCTGGCGTTCTCGGGTAGCGACAGCGGTTCGGTGGGTTCCTTGCCGATGGCGTCGCCGTCCTTGCCGGCGATGCGGAACAGGTTGCCTTCCACGAAGACGGTGTAGCTGCCGCCGAGCGCCTGGGTGATGTAGCCGTAACTGCCTGCCGGCAGGGTGACGAGTTCGCCCTGTGGCACCAGCACGGCCGCGCAATCGCGGGAGAATTGGACGGGTTCGCTGCTGCGGGAATACATGCCGGACCAGATGGGGACGCGCGTGGGGCGCTGCAAGACGGCCTATTGTAGCCCCCACCCCCGGGAACCGGGTCGAAGCCTTATCCTTGGCGGCCCTGACGGAGTTCCCATGCCCCCCGCGACGCGTCGCCCTTCCCGTTGGCTGGTCCCCCTGATGTTGCTGCTCGGCGGTGCCGGCGTGGTCCTGGTATGGGTGACCCTGGCCCTCTACCTGCAGCGGCAGTCGGGCTGGATGGCGCTGCTGGTCGCGGCGGACGTGGTGGTGATGCTGCGGCTGGCGGGCATGCCGCGTGGTCCGGCACGGACATGGCTGGCCCTGCTGGCCACGCCGATGATCTGCGTGGCCGCCCTGTGGGGCATCGTGGCCGCGCAGCTGGGCTTCGCGCTGGGCCTCACGCCCTGGGATTCGGCCGCCAGGCTGGGCGTGCACCACGCATGGACGCTGCTGACGCTGGCCAGCACGCCGCTGGACTGGATCGCGCTGGCGCTCGCCCCGGCGGTCGCCGCGTGGGGCGCACGCTGACCGCTCAGGCCAGTCCCCGTTCGCGCATGCAACCGGCGAACACCTGCACCGCCTGTTCGATCTCGGCCACCGACAGACTGGCGAACCCCATCAGCAGCCCGGCCTGCGAGGGAGGACGCTGGTAGTACGGCGCGATGGAGTACAGGTCCAGCCCCTTCTCGCGCGCGGCGAGGATCAACGCGTTCCCCTGTGCCGGGTCGGCCCTGCGCAGCCACGCGACCAGGTGCATGCCGGCGCGCGAGTCGGCCACATGCAGCGCATCGCCCAGTTCCCGCGACAATGCGGCCAGCAGCGCGCCGCGGCGCTCGAGCAGCGCGCGCCCGGCGCGGCGCAGGTGGCGCTCGAAGCCGCCATGGGCCATGAAGTTGGCCAGCGCGGCCTGCTCGATGGCGGAACTGCCGAAGTCGTCCTGCCATTTGGCGTTGAGGTAATCGCGCTGCAGGCCGGGCGGCATCACCAGATAACCCAGCCGCAGCGAGGGGAACAGCGCCTTGGAGAACGTGCCCACGTAGACCACCCGGCCGTCGCGGTCCAGCGAGCGCAGCGCGGCCAACGGCTGGGCGTCGTAGCGGAATTCGCCGTCGTAGTCGTCCTCGAAGATCCAGCTGTCGTGCCGGCGCGCGTAGGCCAGCAGTTCCAGCCGGCGCTCCAGCGACATCACCACGCCGGAGGGAAACTGGTGCGACGGCGTCACGCATACCAGCTTGGGCGGCGGCGCAGGCAAGCGGTCCAGGCGCAGGCCGTGCCCGTCGACTTCCACGGCATCCACCTGCGCGCCGTGGATCTGCAGCACTTCGCGCATCGCCGTGTAATGCGGTTCCTCCAGCGCGGCGCTCTCGCCCACGTCCAGCAGCACGCGTGCGGTCAGCGCCATGGCCTGCTGGGTACCGGCGACGATGAGCACGTCCGCGGGGGTGGCCTGCACGCCGCGGCGGCGCGCCAGGTAGTCGCACACCGCTTCGCGCAGTGCCGGCAGGCCCTGGGTCATCGGGTAGTTGGGCGGCGTGTAGGCGGCGGCGCGGCCCAGCTCGCGCGCCCAGGCGGTGGTGAGCGCGGGGTTCGCATACGGCACGCCGTAGGAGAAGGCGTAACGCATGCCGGGCGTGGCCCGTCCCGGCATGTTGGCGTGGTCGTGGAAACGGCGGCCGCGGCGGGCGAAGGCGGACTGCGGGGGGCGCTCGACCTGGGCCGGCGACGGCGGTGCCTCGGCCTTGACCGGCGGGGTGACGAAACTGCCCGATCCCACCTGCCCGCGGACGAAGCCTTCCGCCCGCAGTTGTTCGTAGGCGGCCAATACGGTGTTGCGCGACAGGCCCAGCTCGCGCGCCAACTGGCGCGTGGCCGGAAGCCGCCCGCCCGCGCCCAGACGGCCGGCGAACAGGGCCGCCTTGAGCGCCCGGGTCAGCTGGGCATGCAGCGGCCCCTGGCCGTCCATGTTCACGTGCACGAGGACCTCCGTGGGTGGATTGGCCCTATTCCAATCGATGGAATTGGACCTTGATAGTGCCACTTCCAAGCGCGTTGATAGGGCCAATTCCCTTCCCGGAGGTGCCCCGCCATGCCCGTCCTGCTCGCCCACGGGCTCGAACGCCCTCATCTGCGGACGCCCTGGCTGCTGCTCGCGGCGGTCACCGGCGCGGTGCTGGACCTCGGCGTGGCGGTCCTGTTCTGGGCGGCCGAGGGCGTGCAACCGCTGCGCATCCTTCAGTCCATCGCTGCCTGGTTCCTCGGCCGTGCCGCCTACGAGGGCGGTGCCTCCACGGCCCTGCTGGGGGGGCTGGCCTACATGGCGCTGGTCTGGCTGCTGGCGCATCTGTACCTGGCCGCGTTCCGGCGCCATGCCGGGCTGCGCCGGTATCCGTTGCGCGCCGGCGCCCTGTTCGGCGCGTCGATGTACGTTGCGGTGTTCCATGTGGCCGTCCCTTTGCTGGCGGTGGAGGGCGGCTCGCCATCCCGACCCGACTGGGTGCTGGTATGCCTGCTGGCGTACGCCGGCCTGATCGGCGTGCCGATCGCCTGGGCGTGCGGACGCGTGCTGCGCCGCTGACGTTCGCGCCGGCATGGCCCCGTGCGGCGGCGGCGCAATTGGATCTGTGAATGCGCGCACGCCCTGCGTCCAATCGCAGCCCCGAGGTCACCGCACGCATGCACATGACACCTTCCGGTTTCCGCCCCACCGGGGCCGCCACGCTGCTGCTGGCCACCGCCGTCGCGGGCTCGCTCGACCTGCTGTACGCCTTCGCCTTCTGGGGTGCCCAGGGCGTGGCGCCGGTGCGCATCCTGCACTCCATCGCCTCGGGGTGGCTTGGGCGCGAGGCCTACGCGGCCGGTGCGCCTGCCGCGGCACTCGGCGCGCTGTCGCACTACGGCATCGTGCTGGCGATGGCGTGGACCTGGTATCGGGCGGCACGCGCCTGGCCCGCATTGGCCCGGCGCCCGTGGCTGTTCGGACCGCTGTACGGCGCAGCGCTCTACCTGGCGATGACCTACGTGGTGGTGCCGCTGTCCGCCGCAGGCAACGGGCAATGGCCTGCGTGGCAATGGAGCCAGCTGGCGCACCTGGCCGCGCACATGGCCCTGGTGGGCACGCCCTGCGCACTCGCGGCCGCGCACGTGCTGCGCAGGGCATCGCATCCCTGAAGGCGCGAACGCGGGCGTGCGCGTTCATTCCGGCCCGCACGCCGACAGCGGCAGTTCCATCGCCTGCAGTCCTTCACCCGTCATGGACGACTCGGCGAACAACACCAGGCCCATCGCGTGGACATCCGCACCTTCGGGCAGCGGCACGCGGACCTCGCCCCGGTGCGTGTCGCCGCGGACTTCCCACGGCCCCTGCAGGTGCCTTGCCACGCGATCGTGCCGCAGCATCCTGCCGGCGTTCTCGCCGGCCGTTACCCGGCTGCCCAGCCCATCCTGATACAGGGCCAGCCACAGCAACGGGTGCGAGCGGGCCGCACCCTGCGTGCGTGCGCCGATGGTCACCCGCAGTGCTCCCCGTTCGCGCGTGACGTCCAGTGAAAGACCAATCCCCGGCGGCGAGGACCGCTCGGCGGCCAGCAGCGCCGGGAAAGCGTCCGCGTCGCGCCAGTCGACCAGCACGTGCCGGCCCACCATCACCTGCGGCGTCACCACCACGCGCCTGCCGGCGAGCAGGACACGCGCCTGCTGTCGCCGGCCATGCAGCGGCGCGGCGAACGGGTCGGGCCAGCCGATGTCGTCCCAGTAGTCCACGTGCAGCGCCAGCAGCACGGGCCGTTGGCCGGGCGGCCGGCGCGCCAGCGACGACAGCCACCGGTCCGCCGCCGGGCACTCGCTGCAGCCTTCGGCGGTGTACAACTCGACCAGGGGGACGCGCCCGCTTCCGCTCGCCATCGAACACGCAGCATCGGCGTCCATGCACATGGCGATGCCCGCGATCCAGCAGGCGGCCCGCAATGCATTGCGCACCATGGCGGCTCCCAGGCGTGGATGGAAGACACGACGCTAGCGGCACGCGCCCCTGCGCGATGTGCAGGCACTGCGCAAGCCGTGGCCCCGGATAGGGCTGCACGCACTGCACGCACGCACCGGTCCGGATGATCAAGCCGCGCATATCGTTTTCGTCGTGGTGCGCGCAATCCCGGGGTTAAGAACTCGTGATGCTGACCGAAGCCCGCCGAGCCAGCGCGGGCGCCTTCCACCCATCACGGAGCCTTCCCATGACGTTGCAGCACAGCCCACTGCGCGAGGCCATCCGCGTGGCACTCGCCGCCACCGCAATGTACGCCGGCGCCGCGGCCGCCCAGGACAGCGCGCAGGACCCCACCACCCTGGACCGCATCGAGGTCACCGGCAGCCGCATCCGCCAGGTCGACATGGAGAGCGCCGCGCCGGTGCTGACCATCAGCCGGGACGACATCGAGCGCCAGGGCTTCCAGTCCATCGCCGACATCCTGCAGAACATCTCCGCCACCGGTGCGCCGGCGATCAGCCGTGCCATGCCGCTGTCGGCCGGCGAGAACGTGGGCGGCCAGTTCATCGACATGCGCAACCTCGGCACGGTGCGCACGCTGGTGCTGGTGAACGGCCAGCGCATCGGCGCCAGTACCAGCGGCCTGCAGGACATCTCGCTGATCCCGACCGCCGCCGTCGAACGCATCGAGGTGCTCAAGGACGGCGCCTCCTCGATCTACGGCTCCGACGCCATCGCCGGCGTGGTCAACATCATCACCCGCTCCGGCGTGGAGGGCGCGCAGGCGCAGCTCTACCACGGCCAGTACGACGAGGGCGACGGCGAGATCACCCGCGCCGACTTCGTGCTGGGTTTCAACGGCGACCGCGGCTCGCTGACCACGGCGGTGGAGTACCGCAAGGAAGAGGAGGTCATGGCCGCCGACCGGCCGTACTCGGCCTACCCGCAGGGCCAGTGGCATCCCACCCGCGGCTGGACGACGGTGAGCCAGTGGGGCGTCATCAATCTGCCCGCGGCCCTCGGCGGCAACCGCGTGCTCGACGCCGGCGCCGACTGGCGCGACATCGGCAACTTCCACGCGCTCAACACCAATACCGGCACCAGCGCGGCCGATCCGGCCGGCTCCACCGCCGACAAGAGCAACCCCAACCAGCAGACCCACCTGCGCACGCCGCTGGAGAGCCGCTCGCTGTTCGTCGATGGCCGCTTCGACCTCAACGAGGACATCCGCCTGCGCGGCAGCATGCTCTACAGCCAGCGCGAAGCGGCACGGCAGATTGCGGGCTATCCGTTCCAGAGCGCATCGTTCGGCCTGATGATGTCGGCCGACAGCTACTACAACCCGGTCGGCACGCACCACGGCTACGCCGCGCCGACCGCCGTCAACTTCGCCCGCCGCACGTGGGAGATCCCGCGCGTGGACAAGCCCACCTCCACCACCTGGCGCTTCACCGCGGGCCTGGAGGGCAGCTTTCAGGCGGGCGGACGGTACTACGACTGGGACGTGAACTATCTGTACAACAACAACAAGGTCCAGCAGGAGAACTACGGCAACCTCAACCTGGCCCGCGTGGCGCAGGCGGTGGGCCCGTCGTTCCTCAACGCCAACGGCCAGGTGCAATGCGGCACGCCCACCAGCCCCATCCCGCTGACCGATTGCGTGGCCTGGAACCCCTTCATCCCCTTCGGCCGCGCCGGCGACGGCGGCCTGACCGACAACCAGGCGCTGATCGACTTCCTGTTCCAGACGTTGAACTCGACCGGCGAAACCGAGACCGAAGCCTTCACCGCCAATCTGTCGGGCTCGCTCTTCGCGCTGCCCGGCGGCGAGCTGGGGTTCGCCGTGGGCGTGGAAAGCCGCAAGGAATCCGGCCGTTTCATTCCTGACGCGATGGCGGTGACCGGCAACTCCACCACCCTGTCCGCAGGTCCCACCCGCGGCGGCTATCGCGTGGACGAGCTGAATGCCGAGCTCTCCATCCCGCTGCTGGCCGACCTGCCCGGCGCGGAGGAACTGAGCTTCAGCGTGGCCACGCGCTATTCGGACTACGACACCTTCGGCGATACCACCAACAGCAAGGTCGGCTTCAAGTGGAAGCCGGTCGACTCGGTGCTCGTGCGCGGCACCTATGCCGAAGGCTTCCGCGCACCGACCATCAACGACCTGTACGGCGGGGGTTCGCAGACCTTCAGCTTCTTCACCGACCCCTGCGACACGCTGTTCGGGGCATCGGCCGGCAATGCGTCGGTCCGCGCGCGCTGCGCCCAGGA belongs to Pseudoxanthomonas sp. F37 and includes:
- a CDS encoding PLP-dependent aminotransferase family protein; translated protein: MHVNMDGQGPLHAQLTRALKAALFAGRLGAGGRLPATRQLARELGLSRNTVLAAYEQLRAEGFVRGQVGSGSFVTPPVKAEAPPSPAQVERPPQSAFARRGRRFHDHANMPGRATPGMRYAFSYGVPYANPALTTAWARELGRAAAYTPPNYPMTQGLPALREAVCDYLARRRGVQATPADVLIVAGTQQAMALTARVLLDVGESAALEEPHYTAMREVLQIHGAQVDAVEVDGHGLRLDRLPAPPPKLVCVTPSHQFPSGVVMSLERRLELLAYARRHDSWIFEDDYDGEFRYDAQPLAALRSLDRDGRVVYVGTFSKALFPSLRLGYLVMPPGLQRDYLNAKWQDDFGSSAIEQAALANFMAHGGFERHLRRAGRALLERRGALLAALSRELGDALHVADSRAGMHLVAWLRRADPAQGNALILAAREKGLDLYSIAPYYQRPPSQAGLLMGFASLSVAEIEQAVQVFAGCMRERGLA
- a CDS encoding TonB-dependent receptor, producing the protein MTLQHSPLREAIRVALAATAMYAGAAAAQDSAQDPTTLDRIEVTGSRIRQVDMESAAPVLTISRDDIERQGFQSIADILQNISATGAPAISRAMPLSAGENVGGQFIDMRNLGTVRTLVLVNGQRIGASTSGLQDISLIPTAAVERIEVLKDGASSIYGSDAIAGVVNIITRSGVEGAQAQLYHGQYDEGDGEITRADFVLGFNGDRGSLTTAVEYRKEEEVMAADRPYSAYPQGQWHPTRGWTTVSQWGVINLPAALGGNRVLDAGADWRDIGNFHALNTNTGTSAADPAGSTADKSNPNQQTHLRTPLESRSLFVDGRFDLNEDIRLRGSMLYSQREAARQIAGYPFQSASFGLMMSADSYYNPVGTHHGYAAPTAVNFARRTWEIPRVDKPTSTTWRFTAGLEGSFQAGGRYYDWDVNYLYNNNKVQQENYGNLNLARVAQAVGPSFLNANGQVQCGTPTSPIPLTDCVAWNPFIPFGRAGDGGLTDNQALIDFLFQTLNSTGETETEAFTANLSGSLFALPGGELGFAVGVESRKESGRFIPDAMAVTGNSTTLSAGPTRGGYRVDELNAELSIPLLADLPGAEELSFSVATRYSDYDTFGDTTNSKVGFKWKPVDSVLVRGTYAEGFRAPTINDLYGGGSQTFSFFTDPCDTLFGASAGNASVRARCAQDIANADTYRQLAQGFVPAGSPNSQTPVAFFNGSNPDLLPESSESKTLGVVWSPGFASGLNVSLDWWNIRIEDTIVADTPTQMLNDCYIQNDAARCAAFTRDPVLGFVNNLTFNGINAGYRETEGYDLDLSYRLATEAAGDFRLVWQTTYTARDEIKTDTNPATLPQQLVGYATSPGFIGTFRVRSNANLTWTFGSFGATWGARYYSSQKETCLSAALFPEECSDPGFVAANPAQSRAVHKRGSITFNDIEFRWTAPWDATISVGANNVFDREGPQFYSQPSANVSYHGQYDIGRFLYMKYLQRF
- the sufT gene encoding putative Fe-S cluster assembly protein SufT → MYSRSSEPVQFSRDCAAVLVPQGELVTLPAGSYGYITQALGGSYTVFVEGNLFRIAGKDGDAIGKEPTEPLSLPENASDDEVEALVWNQLRTCFDPEIPFNIVDLGLVYEANLSTREDGQRGVEVKMTLTAPGCGMGEILVDDVRSKLEMIPTVAEADVELVFDPPWGRHMMSEAAKLETGML
- a CDS encoding DUF1223 domain-containing protein produces the protein MVRNALRAACWIAGIAMCMDADAACSMASGSGRVPLVELYTAEGCSECPAADRWLSSLARRPPGQRPVLLALHVDYWDDIGWPDPFAAPLHGRRQQARVLLAGRRVVVTPQVMVGRHVLVDWRDADAFPALLAAERSSPPGIGLSLDVTRERGALRVTIGARTQGAARSHPLLWLALYQDGLGSRVTAGENAGRMLRHDRVARHLQGPWEVRGDTHRGEVRVPLPEGADVHAMGLVLFAESSMTGEGLQAMELPLSACGPE